A single genomic interval of Paracoccus aestuarii harbors:
- the kdpB gene encoding potassium-transporting ATPase subunit KdpB, whose product MSKSTLPLPSMTALAPAAARQALAKLAPRTLIRSPVIFATAVVALMVTLMGLRDLALSVPGAGVAVQIAAWLWAAVLIANFAESLAEGRGRARADSLRATKSETMVRVLPAPDSPHEAAMQVSSASLKQGQIVLVAAGDIIPADAEVIQGVASVDESAITGESAPVIRESGGDFSSVTGGTRIVSDWLVLRVTAEPGRSFLDRMIALVEGAERGRTPNEIALNILLAGLTLIFLFVVVTLEPFAVYSGTSIPVVFLAALFVTLIPTTIGGLLSAIGIAGMDRLARANVVAKSGRAVEAAGDVDVLLLDKTGTITFGNRMADALIPAQGVSPAALARAALGASRADETPEGKSIVEIARKQPGAAEGLVAVAEAIPFSAQTRLSGADLTDGTQLRKGSVDAILRHTGAALDASLAASVDQIARSGGTPLLVSEGPRILGAVHLKDIIKPGVRERFAELRAMGIRTVMITGDNPLTAAAIAAEAGVDDFLAEATPENKLELIRAEQAKGQLVAMCGDGSNDAPALAQADVGVAMNSGTSAAKEAANLIDLDSDPTKLIEVVLVGKQLLISRGALTTFSIANDVAKYFAILPALFIAAYPGLAVLNVMGLESAQSAILSAVIFNALVILALIPLALRGVKYAPASAAALLRRNLTRYGLGGLIVPFIGIKAIDMAVTALGLA is encoded by the coding sequence ATGAGCAAATCCACACTTCCCCTGCCGTCGATGACGGCCCTCGCCCCGGCGGCGGCGCGGCAGGCGCTGGCCAAGCTGGCGCCCCGCACCCTGATCCGCAGCCCGGTCATCTTCGCGACCGCCGTTGTGGCGCTGATGGTCACGCTGATGGGGCTGCGCGACCTTGCGCTCAGCGTGCCGGGTGCGGGCGTCGCGGTGCAGATCGCGGCCTGGCTCTGGGCGGCGGTCCTGATCGCGAACTTCGCCGAGAGCCTGGCCGAGGGCCGCGGCCGTGCCCGCGCGGACAGCCTGCGCGCCACGAAATCCGAGACAATGGTGCGTGTCCTGCCCGCCCCCGACAGCCCGCATGAGGCAGCCATGCAGGTGTCCTCCGCCAGCCTGAAACAGGGCCAGATCGTGCTCGTAGCAGCGGGCGACATCATCCCGGCGGATGCCGAGGTAATCCAGGGCGTTGCCTCGGTCGATGAAAGCGCCATCACCGGCGAAAGCGCCCCGGTGATCCGCGAATCCGGCGGTGATTTCAGTTCGGTCACCGGCGGCACGCGGATCGTGTCGGACTGGCTGGTCCTGCGCGTGACGGCCGAGCCGGGGCGCAGCTTTCTGGACCGCATGATCGCGCTGGTCGAGGGGGCCGAGCGCGGCCGAACCCCGAACGAGATCGCGCTGAACATCCTTCTGGCCGGGCTGACGCTGATCTTCCTGTTCGTGGTGGTCACGCTAGAGCCCTTCGCGGTCTATTCCGGCACCTCGATCCCGGTCGTGTTCCTCGCGGCGCTCTTCGTGACGCTGATCCCGACGACGATCGGGGGCCTGCTTTCGGCCATCGGCATCGCCGGGATGGACCGCCTGGCCCGCGCCAACGTGGTCGCCAAATCCGGCCGCGCGGTCGAGGCGGCGGGCGACGTGGACGTGCTGCTTCTGGACAAGACAGGCACGATCACCTTCGGCAACCGCATGGCCGACGCGCTGATCCCGGCGCAGGGCGTCAGCCCGGCGGCGCTGGCCCGCGCCGCGCTCGGCGCCAGCCGCGCAGATGAGACGCCCGAAGGCAAGTCAATCGTCGAGATCGCCCGCAAGCAGCCCGGCGCTGCCGAGGGGCTGGTCGCTGTCGCCGAGGCGATCCCCTTCTCGGCCCAGACCCGGCTGTCGGGCGCCGACCTGACCGATGGCACGCAGCTGAGGAAAGGCTCGGTCGATGCGATCCTGCGTCATACCGGCGCGGCGCTGGACGCCTCACTGGCGGCCAGCGTGGACCAGATCGCCCGCTCGGGCGGCACCCCGCTGCTGGTCAGCGAAGGGCCGCGCATCCTTGGTGCGGTGCATCTGAAGGACATCATCAAACCCGGCGTGCGCGAGCGCTTTGCGGAATTGCGTGCGATGGGCATCCGCACGGTGATGATCACCGGCGACAACCCCCTGACCGCCGCCGCCATCGCGGCCGAGGCGGGCGTGGACGACTTCCTCGCAGAAGCCACCCCCGAGAACAAGCTGGAGTTGATCCGCGCCGAGCAGGCCAAGGGCCAGCTGGTCGCCATGTGCGGCGACGGCAGCAACGACGCGCCCGCGCTGGCACAGGCCGATGTGGGCGTTGCCATGAACTCGGGCACCTCGGCGGCGAAGGAGGCCGCGAACCTGATCGATCTGGACAGCGACCCGACCAAGCTGATCGAGGTCGTGCTGGTCGGCAAGCAGCTGCTGATCAGCCGCGGCGCGCTGACCACGTTCAGCATCGCCAACGATGTGGCGAAATACTTTGCCATCCTGCCGGCACTGTTCATCGCGGCCTATCCCGGCCTTGCGGTCCTGAACGTGATGGGCCTCGAAAGCGCGCAAAGTGCGATCCTCTCGGCGGTCATCTTCAACGCGCTGGTGATCCTGGCGCTGATCCCGCTGGCCCTGCGTGGCGTCAAATACGCCCCCGCCAGTGCCGCTGCGCTGTTGCGGCGCAATCTGACCCGCTACGGTCTCGGCGGGCTAATCGTCCCCTTCATCGGGATCAAGGCCATCGACATGGCCGTCACCGCCCTTGGCCTGGCGTGA